A single region of the Babesia bovis T2Bo apicoplast, complete genome genome encodes:
- a CDS encoding putative integral membrane protein, which translates to MNKDIELLSDLIILIKLFIRFTIDTILYLIALIIMVIMDLIKLSLRKRETFGEKFINFIKDNKIGIIQYILLLVSPPYSILWYVVQVYTCITSFNKSQFENLLNLIPFGINCIYA; encoded by the coding sequence ATGAATAAAGACATAGAACTATTATCAGATTTAATTATACTTATAAAACTATTCATAAGATTCACTATCGATACTATTTTATACCTTATAGCCCTTATAATAATGGTTATTATGGATTTAATAAAACTTTCCTTAAGAAAAAGAGAAACATTTGGTGAAAAATTTATTAATTTTATCAAAGATAATAAAATAGGTATAATTCAGTATATACTACTATTAGTATCTCCTCCTTATTCTATACTATGGTATGTTGTTCAAGTTTATACATGTATAACTTCTTTCAATAAGTCTCAATTTGAAAATTTATTGAATCTTATTCCTTTCGGTATAAATTGTATTTACGCTTAA
- a CDS encoding putative integral membrane protein — translation MTLVGKIITLTKQDIKNYSNEIYYRYFNYTYALTRLNFYPLGCKMLIKDIIKLFRKIKFKRIFTLLNLLKFTDYILGICIDKLKAIKNYDVVDGVDVLVFFFEFLIDKYIYRLTDFQMNQKCQYSLRYAALWIRCFSTIEIKKDVHPFFLGTLAIATLAIFYPFTFWAVISHIEKFNTLDNIYHYFISTIAPL, via the coding sequence ATGACATTAGTCGGAAAGATCATAACATTAACCAAACAAGATATAAAAAACTATAGTAATGAAATATATTATCGTTACTTTAACTATACATATGCATTAACTAGATTAAATTTTTACCCTCTAGGATGTAAAATGTTAATAAAAGATATTATAAAACTTTTTAGAAAAATAAAATTTAAAAGAATTTTTACATTATTAAATTTATTAAAGTTTACAGATTATATATTAGGTATATGTATAGACAAATTAAAAGCGATAAAAAATTATGATGTAGTAGATGGTGTTGATGTACTTGTGTTCTTTTTTGAATTTTTAATAGATAAATATATTTACCGTCTTACAGACTTTCAAATGAACCAAAAATGTCAATATTCTCTAAGATATGCGGCTCTTTGGATAAGATGTTTTTCAACTATAGAAATTAAAAAAGATGTACATCCTTTCTTTTTAGGTACATTGGCTATAGCTACTCTAGCTATATTTTATCCTTTTACATTTTGGGCAGTTATATCCCATATAGAAAAATTTAATACTTTAGACAACATATACCACTATTTTATATCAACAATAGCGCCTTTATAA
- a CDS encoding putative integral membrane protein, with product MTEKLNLFLNIIKHSALYIEEKLEYVLYISAIILLYIVNYIRSLLVKKSLKEKICDFFYHNRAPIFQYIVFIILEFSSCPLSYVIQFYIFAFTLHKSQFENFLNIVPYIFDKLYTLLFFK from the coding sequence ATGACCGAAAAGTTAAATTTATTTTTAAATATAATTAAACACTCTGCCCTGTATATTGAAGAAAAATTGGAATATGTTTTATATATATCAGCTATAATTTTACTCTATATTGTTAATTATATAAGATCTTTATTAGTTAAAAAATCATTAAAAGAAAAAATATGCGATTTTTTTTATCATAATAGAGCCCCAATATTTCAGTATATAGTATTTATAATACTAGAGTTTTCTTCTTGTCCGTTATCATATGTAATTCAGTTTTACATTTTTGCTTTTACATTGCATAAGTCACAATTTGAAAATTTTTTAAATATTGTTCCTTATATATTTGATAAATTATACACACTATTATTTTTTAAATAA
- a CDS encoding putative integral membrane protein, with protein MTLIGKIITLTKQDIKNYSNEIYYRYFNYTYALTRLNFYPLGCKMLIKDIIKLFRKIKFKRIFTLLNLLKFTDYILGICIDKLKAIKNYDVVDGVDVLVFFFEFLIDKYIYRLTDFQMNQKCQYSLRYAALWIRCFSTIEIKKDVHPFFLGTLAIVTLAIFYPFTFWAVISHIEKFNTLDNIYHYFISTIAPL; from the coding sequence ATGACTCTAATCGGAAAAATCATAACATTAACTAAACAAGATATAAAAAATTATAGTAATGAAATATATTATCGTTACTTTAACTATACATATGCATTAACTAGATTAAATTTTTACCCTCTAGGATGTAAAATGTTAATAAAAGATATTATAAAACTTTTTAGAAAAATAAAATTTAAAAGAATTTTTACATTATTAAATTTATTAAAGTTTACAGATTATATATTAGGTATATGTATAGACAAATTAAAAGCTATAAAAAATTATGATGTAGTAGATGGTGTTGATGTACTTGTGTTCTTTTTTGAATTTTTAATAGATAAATATATTTACCGTCTTACAGACTTTCAAATGAACCAAAAATGTCAATATTCTCTAAGATATGCGGCTCTTTGGATAAGATGTTTTTCAACTATAGAAATTAAAAAAGATGTACATCCTTTCTTTTTAGGTACATTGGCTATAGTTACTCTAGCTATATTTTATCCTTTTACATTTTGGGCAGTTATATCTCATATAGAAAAATTTAATACTTTAGACAACATATATCACTATTTCATATCTACAATAGCTCCATTATAA
- a CDS encoding putative integral membrane protein has product MTLIGKIITLTKQDIKNYSNEIYYRYFNYTYALTRLNFYPLGCKMLIKDIIKLFRKIKFKRIFTLLNLLKFTDYILGICIDKLKAIKNYDVVDGVDVLVFFFEFLIDKYIYRLTDFQMNQKCQYSLRYAALWIRCFSTIEIKKDVHPFFLGTLAIVTLAIFYPFTFWAVISHIEKFNTLDNIYHYFISTIAPF; this is encoded by the coding sequence ATGACACTAATCGGAAAAATCATAACATTAACTAAACAAGATATAAAAAATTATAGTAATGAAATATATTATCGTTACTTTAACTATACATATGCGTTAACTAGATTAAATTTTTACCCTCTAGGATGTAAAATGTTAATAAAAGATATTATAAAACTTTTTAGAAAAATAAAATTTAAAAGAATTTTTACATTATTAAATTTATTAAAGTTTACAGATTATATATTAGGTATATGTATAGACAAATTAAAAGCGATAAAAAATTATGATGTAGTAGATGGTGTTGATGTACTTGTGTTCTTTTTTGAATTTTTAATAGATAAATATATTTACCGTCTTACAGACTTTCAAATGAACCAAAAATGTCAATATTCTCTAAGATATGCGGCTCTTTGGATAAGATGTTTTTCAACTATAGAAATTAAAAAAGATGTACATCCTTTCTTTTTAGGTACATTGGCTATAGTTACTCTAGCTATATTTTATCCTTTTACATTTTGGGCAGTTATATCTCATATAGAAAAATTTAATACTTTAGACAACATATACCACTATTTTATATCAACAATAGCGCCTTTTTAA
- a CDS encoding translation elongation factor Tu family protein, producing MAKEQYIKNKPHINIGTIGHIDHGKTTLTSALTSVLKAKGLAKKAHSYEEIDSAPEEKSRGITINTKHVEYESNYRHYAHIDCPGHADYIKNMITGAVQMDGAVLVISLTDGPMPQTIEHLLLIKQIGIENVIVFLNKEDKITDIELSNFVEEEVRDILLKYNFKEEFVHFTSGSALEALNVVKQSSKLDFNNKWIKKILNLVDCIDKYIPTPTRDLLKPFLMPVEDSFSITGRGIVATGKVERGSANIGDKVELLGYDSSKIVSILNIEMFNKSLLKAESGDNVGILLRGVTKEDIKRGYVLTVPGSSKLYKQFKANLYVLSKLEGGRHTAFTVGYKPQFFIRTANITGTITNIYSSSNDLSLDLAIPGDNVIVTADIEKSMPLETELRFAIREGGKTIGAGIVIELLK from the coding sequence ATGGCAAAAGAACAGTATATAAAAAATAAACCACATATAAACATAGGTACTATAGGACATATAGACCACGGGAAGACAACATTGACTTCCGCTTTAACTAGCGTTCTTAAAGCTAAAGGACTTGCTAAAAAAGCACACTCTTATGAAGAAATAGATTCAGCCCCTGAAGAAAAAAGCAGAGGTATAACTATAAATACTAAACATGTAGAATACGAAAGTAATTATAGACATTATGCGCATATCGACTGCCCTGGTCATGCTGACTATATAAAAAATATGATAACTGGTGCTGTACAAATGGACGGTGCTGTTTTAGTTATTTCTTTAACAGACGGTCCTATGCCCCAAACAATAGAACATTTATTGCTTATAAAACAAATAGGTATAGAAAATGTAATAGTATTTTTAAATAAAGAGGATAAGATAACAGATATAGAGTTAAGTAATTTTGTAGAAGAGGAGGTTAGAGACATATTACTTAAATATAATTTTAAAGAAGAATTTGTACATTTCACTTCTGGATCTGCTTTAGAGGCTCTAAATGTTGTAAAACAATCATCTAAATTAGATTTTAATAATAAGTGGATTAAAAAAATTTTAAATTTAGTGGACTGTATAGATAAATACATACCTACACCAACTAGAGACCTATTAAAACCTTTTTTAATGCCTGTAGAAGATAGTTTTTCTATAACAGGTAGAGGGATAGTTGCCACTGGTAAAGTGGAAAGAGGTAGCGCTAATATAGGTGACAAAGTAGAGTTATTAGGGTACGACTCTTCTAAAATTGTTTCTATATTGAATATTGAAATGTTTAATAAATCGTTACTTAAAGCAGAATCAGGAGATAATGTAGGTATATTATTACGTGGTGTTACTAAAGAGGATATAAAAAGAGGATATGTACTAACAGTTCCTGGTTCTTCTAAGCTGTATAAACAATTTAAAGCTAATTTATACGTACTTAGTAAGCTAGAGGGAGGTAGACATACTGCTTTCACAGTTGGTTATAAGCCTCAATTTTTTATAAGAACAGCTAACATAACAGGGACTATAACTAATATATACTCTTCTTCTAATGATTTAAGTTTAGATTTAGCTATTCCAGGAGATAATGTAATAGTTACTGCTGATATAGAAAAATCTATGCCTTTAGAAACAGAATTAAGGTTCGCTATAAGAGAAGGAGGTAAGACTATTGGAGCTGGTATAGTTATTGAATTATTAAAATAG
- a CDS encoding putative integral membrane protein, which produces MKSNIIQNFIYKINLKLKYLLKMLIDFLVEIFEYLIHEIENYIYNRQLTLKQKILNRLYGFLFALVQHISVYVLLPFTVVSNFYMTIILATIGLLIETSLIPQLKIKDKRIFYEFFILGQK; this is translated from the coding sequence ATGAAAAGCAATATTATACAAAATTTTATATATAAAATAAACTTAAAATTAAAATATTTACTAAAAATGTTAATTGATTTTTTAGTAGAAATTTTCGAATATTTAATACATGAAATAGAAAACTATATTTATAATAGACAATTAACGTTAAAACAAAAAATTTTAAACAGATTATACGGATTTTTATTTGCTTTAGTGCAGCATATATCTGTTTATGTGCTTTTACCTTTTACTGTAGTGTCTAATTTTTATATGACTATTATATTAGCTACTATAGGCTTACTTATAGAAACAAGTCTAATACCTCAGTTAAAAATAAAAGATAAAAGAATATTTTATGAGTTTTTTATTTTAGGACAAAAATAA
- a CDS encoding putative integral membrane protein: protein MSFYNINIKNYEDILNIINSIINKIIQTIIDVCLIVLDYLKHTLEDYINKHKQPLYIQLLYKLYGVGFSLINITAIYLNLPFQVIPKACIMFIFTIISVLIDLNIIDQENVKNKTNLIKKFLISLPLK from the coding sequence ATGTCGTTTTACAACATAAACATAAAAAATTACGAAGATATATTAAATATTATAAACAGCATTATAAATAAAATTATACAAACTATAATAGACGTATGTTTGATAGTATTAGATTATTTAAAACATACATTAGAAGATTATATAAACAAACATAAACAGCCGTTATACATACAATTATTGTATAAACTTTATGGTGTAGGGTTTTCTTTAATTAATATTACAGCTATTTATTTAAATTTACCATTTCAGGTTATACCAAAAGCGTGCATTATGTTTATTTTTACTATTATAAGTGTTTTAATAGATCTCAATATAATAGACCAAGAAAATGTAAAAAATAAAACAAATTTAATTAAAAAATTTTTAATCAGTTTACCTTTAAAATAA
- a CDS encoding putative integral membrane protein has translation MLYNSNNAEKVKKILTPLALKAKYIIDIIVDAILYVLEQIKAKLEQHLIQKKTPYKTYILRKLYAVLFALVNVTVTCLYLPFHIMPKKYIACFFSVINSLINMKLIKNPSKIKINKTVKRVIIDNSFLN, from the coding sequence ATGTTATATAATTCAAACAACGCAGAAAAAGTAAAAAAAATATTAACTCCTTTAGCTTTAAAGGCAAAATATATTATAGATATAATAGTAGATGCTATTTTATACGTGTTAGAACAGATAAAAGCTAAATTAGAACAACATTTAATACAAAAGAAAACACCATATAAAACTTATATATTACGTAAACTATACGCTGTATTGTTTGCGTTAGTAAATGTTACAGTTACATGTCTTTATTTACCTTTTCATATAATGCCCAAAAAATATATAGCTTGTTTTTTCAGTGTTATTAATTCTCTTATTAACATGAAATTAATAAAAAACCCAAGCAAAATAAAAATTAATAAAACTGTAAAAAGAGTTATAATAGATAACTCATTTTTAAATTAA
- a CDS encoding putative integral membrane protein, with protein sequence MLYNSNNAEKVKKILTPLALKAKYIIDIIVDAILYVLEQIKAKLEQHLIQKKTPYKTYILRKLYAVLFALVNVTVTCLYLPFHIMPKKYIACFFSVINSLINMKLIENPSKIKINKTVKRVIIDNSFLN encoded by the coding sequence ATGTTATATAATTCAAATAACGCAGAAAAAGTAAAAAAAATATTAACTCCTTTAGCTTTAAAGGCAAAATATATTATAGATATAATAGTAGATGCTATTTTATACGTGTTAGAACAGATAAAAGCTAAATTAGAACAACATTTAATACAAAAGAAAACACCATATAAAACTTATATATTACGTAAACTATACGCTGTATTGTTTGCGTTAGTAAATGTTACAGTTACATGTCTTTATTTACCTTTTCATATAATGCCTAAAAAATATATAGCTTGTTTTTTCAGTGTTATTAATTCTCTTATTAACATGAAATTAATAGAAAACCCAAGCAAAATAAAAATTAATAAAACTGTAAAAAGAGTTATAATAGATAACTCATTTTTAAATTAA